One window of the Triticum dicoccoides isolate Atlit2015 ecotype Zavitan chromosome 3B, WEW_v2.0, whole genome shotgun sequence genome contains the following:
- the LOC119275665 gene encoding 50S ribosomal protein L27-like, whose protein sequence is MALSSVFRRVNIKELISNVPVYTSSTETSGGMSLVFRRWATKKTAGSTKNGRDSNPKYLGVKKFGGEKVEPGNIIVRQRGTRFHPGNYVGMGKDHTIFSLKEGHVRFERNKLTGRKWIHVEPVAGHTLHPVYANGSATAADMELL, encoded by the exons ATGGCCCTCTCATCAGTTTTCAGGAGAGTAAACATCAAAGAACTGATCTCAAATGTTCCAGTGTACACTAGCTCAACAG AGACATCTGGAGGAATGAGCTTGGTGTTTAGGCGTTGGGCCACAAAAAAGACTGCTGGGTCAACGAAAAATGGCCGCGACTCTAACCCCAAGTATCTGGGTGTTAAGAAATTTGGTGGAGAG AAAGTGGAACCAGGAAACATCATCGTACGACAAAGAGGAACCCGCTTCCATCCTGGGAACTATGTTGGCATGGGGAAGGATCACACTATCTTCTCTCTGAAGGAAGGCCATGTGCGGTTCGAGCGGAATAAGCTGACTGGCAGGAAATGGATTCATGTTGAACCTGTAGCTGGGCACACTCTCCACCCTGTTTACGCCAATGGTTCAGCCACTGCAGCTGACATGGAGCTACTGTAG